A single genomic interval of Drosophila virilis strain 15010-1051.87 chromosome 2, Dvir_AGI_RSII-ME, whole genome shotgun sequence harbors:
- the Rassf gene encoding uncharacterized protein Rassf, whose protein sequence is MWKCHKCGKPVYFAERKQSLGYDWHPECLRCEECGKRLNPGQHAEHKGVPYCHVPCYGALFGPQLFGHGTRVESHKSYGVKGAQKPVAAQANGPALPRDHLESKLKVYNQFYDNKSLEIRSREVNNRLVLEGPLRVFWGVQGVIHLKEDDDQRTFIVRKRNSCRTSKAADESCSDKENEASDSVAPPTTTASEMDPLSTDISLSESMTFDSCSLNEISELPTTPEDASAITSGSGQLVNGKPNANNDEEDITSTDSSSTLIGSGTEAITASTSCASSTLPSKLDNLEKLEWDDIDDLLQVERRHSEKDKIYGTMPVKLPSSSSQSSSESSPSKTCTDSTSSTNTQNNQINSASSPTTTTNTTTSSSSDNFMTATGSLTTNTNTQNTSTVSTSNTTLEDYKTSDDTTLKPMDFEDFKRSVHQDYVNGANSFQEPNDDTLKRNQPIDPSRINDSLKFYGENSAMSKSFNCEHALRSIDPTLINDTMHLRSSVDSSRSSQRQYALQKSGSAFASTAPSREQHKPYEQGRQLFEKGINRSKSGPSCFVYSDSDDDDDDATLRPHRLATVRRSDVPPRYIQIQMNCYPKEGGRGGANAGAVGSENESSRADASSVLSGAVAGDELTQTDELYTATEGRDAADGIETAANEAGLHVNEDGVVLRRPPRTGAAAIKRRSGNRRSRTKLKRRCSINGHFYNRETSFFTPPYGSQMSVWVSSLVTTQEVINLVLEKYKVDSAPENFSLFIVRDNGEQKRLKDNEYPLITRITLGPHEDVARLFLVDARKTDEISNEVAQFLNLSLPECRAILDQYDQELAREVVKVKERYAELRRRIVSRMESLKVHL, encoded by the exons ATGTGGAAGTGCCACAAGTGCGGCAAACCCGTTTACTTTG CGGAACGTAAACAATCATTAGGCTACGATTGGCATCCGGAATGTTTGCGTTGCGAGGAGTGCGGCAAGCGACTTAATCCCGGCCAGCATGCAGAg CATAAAGGAGTGCCTTATTGTCATGTGCCCTGCTATGGTGCGCTGTTCGGACCGCAGCTTTTTGGTCATGGCACGCGCGTTGAGTCACACAAAAGTTATGGAGTAAAAGGCGCCCAGAAACCAGTCGCCGCTCAGGCTAATGGACCAGCACTGCCACGCGATCACTTGGAGTCTAAGCTGAAG GTTTACAATCAGTTTTATGACAATAAAAGCCTGGAGATACGCAGTCGCGAAGTGAATAACCGTTTGGTCTTGGAAGGCCCATTGCGTGTCTTTTGGGGCGTTCAAGGCGTCATTCATCTGAAGGAGGACGATGATCAGCGCACGTTTATAGTGCGCAAGCGCAACTCCTGCCGTACGTCCAAGGCGGCGGAT GAAAGCTGTTCAGACAAGGAGAACGAAGCTAGCGACTCGGTGGCACCTCCCACGACCACGGCTAGCGAGATGGATCCACTTTCCACGGACATTTCACTGTCGGAAAGCATGACCTTCGACTCGTGCAGTCTTAATGAGATATCCGAGTTGCCGACAACACCTGAAGATGCATCCGCGATTACGTCAGGCAGTGGACAGTTGGTAAATGGGAAGCCAAATGCCAACAATGATGAAGAGGATATAACAAGTACGGATTCCTCAAGTACACTAATTGGCAGCGGCACGGAGGCAATCACGGCCAGCACCAGCTGTGCGTCAAGTACGTTGCCCTCTAAACTGGATAATCTGGAGAAATTAGAGTGGGATGATATTGACGACTTGCTGCAAGTGGAGCGGCGTCACAGTGAAAAGGATAAGATCTATGGAACGATGCCCGTCAAGTTGCCCTCTTCTTCGTCGCAATCGTCCAGCGAGAGTTCGCCCAGCAAAACCTGCACGGACAGCACATCTTCTACCAACAcgcaaaacaatcaaataaacTCTGCCTCTTCGCCCACAACGACTACCAATACTACAACAAGCAGTAGCTCAGACAACTTTATGACTGCCACTGGCTCCCTGACTACGAACACCAATACACAAAATACTAGCACTGTGAGCACCAGCAACACCACATTGGAGGACTACAAGACGTCTGACGATACGACGCTAAAGCCCATGGATTTCGAGGATTTCAAGCGCAGCGTTCATCAGGATTATGTAAATGGTGCCAACTCGTTTCAGGAGCCAAATGATGATACCCTTAAACGTAATCAGCCTATCGATCCCTCTCGCATAAACGACTCCCTGAAGTTCTACGGAGAGAATTCGGCTATGAGCAAGAGCTTTAACTGTGAGCACGCGTTGCGCTCCATTGATCCCACACTGATTAATGACACCATGCACTTGCGCAGTAGCGTTGACTCCAGTCGCTCATCGCAGCGTCAGTACGCTTTGCAGAAGAGTGGCTCTGCTTTTGCCTCCACAGCGCCAAGCCGCGAGCAGCATAAGCCGTATGAGCAGGGACGACAGCTCTTCGAAAAGGGCATCAATCGGTCCAAGTCGGGTCCCAGTTGCTTCGTCTATTCCGAcagtgatgatgatgacgatgatgcgACGCTGCGTCCGCATCGTTTGGCCACAGTCCGACGCAGCGATGTGCCTCCGCGTTATATCcaaattcaaatgaattgCTATCCCAAAGAAGGTGGAAGGGGTGGTGCCAACGCCGGTGCTGTTGGCAGTGAGAACGAGTCGAGCCGTGCCGATGCATCATCG GTGTTAAGCGGTGCTGTGGCTGGCGACGAGCTAACCCAAACGGATGAGCTTTATACGGCCACCGAAGGCAGAGATGCGGCCGATGGCATCGAAACTGCTGCCAATGAGGCGGGCTTGCATGTGAATGAAGATGGTGTTGTGTTGAGAAGACCACCGCGCACTGGAGCTGCAGCAATCAAGCGACGCAGTGGCAATCGGCG aTCCCGCACCAAGCTGAAACGTCGCTGTTCAATCAATGGGCATTTTTACAATCGGGAAACATCGTTTTTTACGCCCCCATATGGCTCTCAAATGTCTGTGTGGGTCTCATCGCTGGTGACCACGCAGGAGGTCATCAATTTGGTGCTAGAAAAGTATAAGGTGGATAGCGCACCGGAGAATTTCTCGCTGTTCATCGTGCGCGACAACGGTGAGCAGAAGCGCCTCAAGGACAATGAATATCCGTTGATAACGCGCATTACGCTGGGACCGCACGAGGATGTTGCACGACTCTTCCTGGTGGATGCGCGTAAAACTGATGAAATCAG TAATGAAGTTGCTCAATTTTTAAATCTATCGCTGCCTGAGTGTCGCGCCATTTTGGATCAATATGATCAGGAACTGGCGCGCGAAGTTGTCAAAGTTAAAGAGAG aTACGCGGAACTGCGCCGTCGCATTGTGTCACGCATGGAATCTCTAAAAGTGCATTTGTAA